The Gemmobacter aquarius genome contains the following window.
GCGGTCCGAGGTTTATGATGTCCCCGGAAACATCGCCGTGTCGCCCGAGGAGCGCAGGGCGCGGACCGAAGCGGTCTATCTGCCGTTCCACGATGCGCTGCACGGGCTTTTGATGCGGCGTCTGGCGGCGGGGTTGCGGCCGGTGATGGTGACGATCCACAGTTTCACGCCGGTCTATTTCGGCAAGGCGCGGGCGGTAGAATTCGGGGTGATCCATGACGCCGATCCGGCGCTTGCGGTGGCGATACGCGATGCGGCGGCGCGGATGACGCGGATGAACGCGCAACTGAACGCGCCCTATTCGGCGGCGGATGATGTGACCCACAGCTTGCGGGTCAATGCCACGCCCTACGGGCTGCCCAATGCCATGCTGGAAATCAGGAACGACCTGATTGCCGATGCCGCGGCGCAAGAGGCGATGGCGGCGCTGCTGGCACCTGTGATCAACATGGGTGTGGCCGAAATCCAGAAACAGGCCAAGGCCAGTTGAGCCTTTCGCTGCCCGAGTGACGCGACGGGGGCCAAGCGCGCCCGCTTACAGATGCAAATGACCCCGCGCCCTTTGC
Protein-coding sequences here:
- a CDS encoding N-formylglutamate amidohydrolase; the protein is MEQRFAPVIENEAAKGRVVLVCEHASNAFPAPWGDLGLSEAARQAHIAWDPGALGLARGLMSRLDAVLIHAPASRLIYDCNRAPDMPGAMPARSEVYDVPGNIAVSPEERRARTEAVYLPFHDALHGLLMRRLAAGLRPVMVTIHSFTPVYFGKARAVEFGVIHDADPALAVAIRDAAARMTRMNAQLNAPYSAADDVTHSLRVNATPYGLPNAMLEIRNDLIADAAAQEAMAALLAPVINMGVAEIQKQAKAS